TTGGAAGCTATTCCTGCGATATTGCAAAGAAAAGATGTGCTTGGTGCTGCTCAAACTGGTTCGGGTAAAACAGCAGGGTTCGTCTTGCCTATCTTGGAGCTTTTGCAAAGAAAAAAGGCAGATAGAAAATTACATGTAAGGGTATCGATTCTTGTTCCCACAAGAGAGCTTGCTTTACAAATCTCAGAAGTAGTTACGCTGTTTTCAGAAGACCTTCCCAATAAAGTAAAGAACCTTGCTGTTTTTGGTGGAGTACCTTTGGATCAGCAAATGAAGCAACTCAAAGGCACCGAAATCCTAATTGCAACTCCAGGAAGGCTGCTGGACATGGTTGGTACAAACTCCATTCATCTAGGAAAGGTAGAAATACTTGTACTTGACGAGGCAGACAAAATGCTAGAAATGAATTTTGAGGAGGAAATGAACGATATCCTTCGCTTGATTCCAAAAGCAAGACAAAACATCCTTTTCTCGGCAACCCTAAATCCGAAACTTGATCGATTAAAGGAAAAATCACTTAGCAATCCAGTAGTTATTCAAATAGAAGCAGAAGAAAAAAACATTGACCTTATTGAGCAAAAAGCCTATATGCTTTCGCTAGAGCAAAAAGGCCCTGCACTGCGAAAACTCATTGAAGAAAATGAGATGCAACAAGTACTTGTTTTTGCTTCGTCCATAAGAACAGCAGACAACATTGCCAATAAGCTCAATAAGCATGGCATAAAAGCAGCAGCCTTGCACAGCAAGAAGACACAAAGTGCAAGAATGCAGGCTTTGAAGGACTTTAAAAATGGAAATATACAAGTACTCACAGCTACAGACTTGGCTTCTAGAGGTATTGATATTCAGTTTTTGCCATTTGTGGTGAACTACGAACTACCTCGCTCACCTAAAGATTATGTACATAGGATTGGGAGAACCGGAAGAGCCGAAAGCCCAGGAACAGCAATCAGTCTTATAACTATGGAGGAGGAACACCACTTTTATATCATCCAAAAGAAAATGGGCAAGCGAGTAGAGAAGATCGATTGGAGGGACGAGAGTTTTTGATTTCTCATTCCTCGATTTTGGCAACACGGATTGGGCGGAACTTTTTGATAAATGCTGATTTCAAATCCGTTATTATCCGTTCAATCTTTGAAATCCGTATTGCCATTCTCAATTCCCTATAATCAACTCAACAAAAGTCTTAGGCAAAGGATTATTGCTTGTTGTAAACGGATCTTGAACTCTGTAGCCTAACCTAATCCCGACTGGAAGGTCTATCACATTAAGTGATGTTTGATCTAAACGTAATTCTATTCCAGTACTCTGGGTATTAAATGATCTAGTGCCACCATATAGCTGCCCAAAGTCATAGAAAAGGTTTGCTCGCAGCCTTTTCAAATAAGTCAAGCCCCAAAAACCAAAATCAGGATAAATAAGAGGTAATTTATAATCAAACGCCAACTTACGAACTTGGTCATTATCCGTAATTCTGAAACCACGTGGATAATTGAAAGTATCATTGATTTGATACCCATTTTCAAAAGCCTCTTTTTGGATACCACCAGAAATTGTTATTCCGTGATTTCTTGCAAAGGAAGGAAGCAACAGTGCCATTTGAAAATTCATTAAGTTGGCCTTTTCGCCTGAAAAAGATTGAGCAGTTCTACCTTTCATTTCTATTCCAAACTTTGATTGCAAATTTTGCATCGCCCTTTGTCGCAATGAGCTTAATGAAAATGCCACATCAACTAAATTACTAGAGGGGTTTTTCCATCCGTCTTTTTGATTCCCATCCAAAAAACTAATTGATCGCACATTTGCCGCAACTTTACTTCCCCAGAAATAATTACCCGTTATCCAACTCAATGGCAAAGACAGCCCTACTCTTAGTTCATTCTCATTGAAAGCCAATGGTCTATCCTTGATCCCAATCACATTCCTTTCTCTAAAGGTGTAACCCAAGTTTAAAATGGTAGCAAACTTCCCATACGAATAATTCAGGCCTCCGCTAGAAGCGTTTTCATTGAAATTATAAGCATAAAAAGGACTTATCTTATTTACTTCAAGGTAGTCGTCTACTTCGATATTGACCTCCACAGCTCCTATACTTGATAGCGAAGATTCTGAATTTGAAATACCCCAAGAGTGTATTTTCAGATCGCTAAAATAGCCTTTGTAGTCCTTTACGGTCAAGTTAGTTTCTGGAGCTTTATTCAATATATTTTGATTTTCGCTTAGGTTATTTACTGCATTGTAAATTCTCATTTCGTTTAAGTCTTGAATCTCAACTGAATTGGCTGTGTGAGTAGTGATTTCTTGTTTTGAAATAAATTGACCAGTATTGGTGCTGTTGGCAAATAGTAATAAATCCTCTTCCTCATTTACTGCAGGCATCATTGCTCCTACTTTCACACTCGTGATTTTTTTGAACTCACCACCAGTTTTTGGCAAGGCATAAATATTATCTATTCCACTAAAACCAGCTCGAACATATACATGCGACTTCCCAATTGCCAATTCGGATAATGACTGTGTCATCCAAGGACTAATTAAAACCTGCTTGTCCGATTTAAGATCATGACGAACAATGGCTATTTGCCCATTTTTTTTCGCTAAATAGTATAAATCACCTTTCGTATCGAAAGTGGGATAAGCAATTGCCCAATTCTGAGAATTAGATAGTTCTTTAGCTTCCGTTGAGTCATAAAAATCACCTATAAGGAGCTTATATTCTTGATTTTCAGTTAATTCTACTGTAAGTAACTTTAGATCATTATGCGTAACAGCAGCGAAAATAGCCTTGGTTTTACTTCTAATTTTTTCCTTTTTCCCTGATTTAATATCATAAGACATTACAATACTAAAGTCTTCATTCTCCCATCTCGGATTAGTCTGATTTTCTAACCAAACTATCTTATTTTCCCCATATGATAAAATTGAATTATTAGTAATACCCATAGAGAAAAGTGTTTCTTCACTTCCTTTATTCGTAAGCCTAACTACTTTTTCTGTTTCCTTTCGGCTAGACTTTAATGCTAAATAAGAGCCTTTAGATTCAATGTGTGGAAAGGCGTAATAAGTGACAAGCTTCTTAGTAGGCTGACTAATATTTTCAAATGAAATCAGTTCTGTTTTGCTTAAAAGTGAATCATAATCGGACTTTAAATCTTTAAATGATGCTTTATAGAGTTTCTTCGAATTCATGCCAATATGCCTTTTCAAAGCTCCGTTGAAAGGATAATACAATCGGCGATATGCCCCAGCATCTTTGATAATATTTTTCCATATATCATTTCCAAAATGCTCTCTAGCATATAAATTCATCGTGTAGCCTAGTGGATAATGGGAAGGAAGCCTTTTCACAAATGAGCCATTTCGGATCGTTTGATATCTATACATTCTATCCGCTTCAAATAATGCCCGCTGCTCCTCACTAAAAGAAGGTAATCGCCCGCGTCCACTTGGTGTCTGTAAAGTTTCGGATAAGGTCGCATCACCCTCCCAAAACCAATCAGGTATACTCAAATTGGAAGCAACATTCCATCCCAATTGCCCTGAAAGTATATGAAAGATTTTTGTAACTCCTCTGTCAGCATTACTAAACTGAAGAGCATGGCGATACTCATGCACTGCTAATAGGTCCAGCCATTCATTGGGTCCAATGATGCTCCAATCTTGCAATGGTGTTCCAAAAAACTCACTTCGAAAAGGTGATGTGGTTACGAATGCATTTGGATACATGGATTTGCCATGAAGCAAAACAGTGATTTTATAGTTTTTGTCACCTATAGATGCTTTGTTGTTTTCATCTATGTATCTGGTCAAACTAGCTATTCTATTTGCTTCGTTTTCTAGCCCTTTTGGAAAAAGAACTTTTACCTTTTCTGTTTCTAGAGATTGCCATTTAATCGATGGAGGATTAGTAGATGCTGCGGTATTTTGTCCAAAAAGTCCTTTGGATAAAAAAACTACTAACAAAAGGCTAAGGAGTGGTCTATGTATCAATATTTGATCTTTATCTTTCGGATAAAATTAACCATTATTCCACTTCTTCATGAAACTGTTTCGCTTTTCTCTCATTTTGCTTTCCATATTATGGATTGCTTCCTCTTGCAAAACCACATCTAAACTTGTAAAAAACGACAAACAGGCCTCTATAATAGAATACCTCAAGTATAATAATGAATGGAACGGACCAAGAATATCTGTTCATAGAGGTGGTGGAGAAATAGAGAATTATCCTGAAAATTGTATAGAGTCGTTTCAACATGTAAGCAAGAGTTTTCCTGTTTTAGTGGAGTGCGATGTTGAAATCACAAAGGATAATGTGCTGCTCATGATGCATGATGCTAGCCTAGATAGAACCACAAGTGGTAGTGGCCAAATACTAAGCAAAACATGGAATGAAATCAAAGACGAGAAACTAAAGGACAATTTTGGCAATCAAACAGACTTCAAAATCCCTCTACTTAGCGAAACACTCAACTGGGCAAGATGCAAAGTAATTCTTACTTTGGATTTAAAGAAAAACACGCCATTTGCAAGCGTAATAAGTGAAGTGGAGAAACAGAAGTCAGAAAATGATGTCGTAATTATTACCTACAATGCCAATCAGGCAAAAGAGGTTTACGAGCTCAACCCCAACTTAATGATATCGGTAGGTATTATGACCATGGCTGATTACGAAAGGCTTAATAAGCTAGGTATTCCAGACAAAAATATGATTGCGTTCATAGGTACCCGTGAACCTAAAAAGGAACTGATAGATTTCCTTCATTCCAAAGGAATTCTTACGCTTTTGGGAACCTTAGGTAACTTAGACAAAAAAGCACTAAATTCGTCGAATAATCTATATCAACAATGGTCCCAAATGGGGGTTGATATATTTGCCACTGATTATCCTTTTGAAGTTTATGAAGCTTTGCGTTAATTTTATTCTTTTTCTGTGCATTTCCTTTTTCTCTTTTGCTCAAAACCCGCTTGCTGACATATTAACAAAAGAAGCAGAGGCCATTGAATCCAAAGTAATTGAATGGAGAAGAGACTTTCATCAAAACCCTGAGCTTGGTAACCAAGAAGTAAGGACAGCGAAAATCATTGCTGCTCATTTGAAAGGACTTGGACTAGAAGTAAAAGAAAATATCGCCATCACCGGTGTTATTGGAATATTGAAAGGAGGCAAACCTGGCCCAGTTATAGCAATGCGAGCAGATATGGATGCTCTTCCTGTTACGGAAAGAACCAACATCCCTTTTAAATCAACAAAAGTAGTAGACTATAAAGGCAACCAAACTGGAGTTTCGCATGCCTGTGGTCACGACAGTCATGTTGCCATCTTAATGGCTACCGCGGAGATTCTTTCAAAACATAAAAAAGAGCTAAAGGGAACAATCAAATTTATCTTTCAGCCAGCTGAAGAAGGTGTTTTTGGCGAAGGAATAACTTTTGGTGCAAATAGAATGGTACAAGAAGGTGCATTAGAAAACCCCAAAGTTGAGGCGATTTTTGGCTTACATATCAATTCACAAACTCCCGCGGGCCACATCACTTACAGATCAGGTCCAACTATGGCAGGAGTAGATCAATTCTATATTACGGTTAAAGGTGTACAAACTCATGGTGCATATCCATGGTCAGGAGTTGATCCTATAAGTACTGCTGCACAAATAGTGAATGGCCTCAATACAATAGTGAGTAGGAATGTAAAGCTAATTGACAACCCAGCTGTTGTAAGTGTTGGAGCAATTCATGGAGGAAATAGACACAATATTATCCCCGAAGAAGTAAAACTAGAAGGTACAATTCGTACACTTAGTTTAGAGCAACGGGCATTGATATTTAAGCGAATAGAAGAAGTTGCAGTTAATATTGCCAAAAGTGCTGGAGCACATGCCGAAGTTGTATTGGAAGAAGGATATCCAGTTACATACAACAATCCAACTTTAACAAATAATGCTCTTCCTGCGTTATATAGAGCAGCAGGGAAAGATAACGTTCGTGAAAAGTCAGTTGTAATGGGTGCCGAAGATTTCTCTTATTTTGCTAGAGAAGTCTCTGGTTTTTTCTTTTTCCTAGGAGCAATGGAAGCAGGTAAAAGTGCCGAAGAAGTTGCACCTCACCATACACCAGATTTTTATTTAGACGAATCGGGATTTGTAGTGGGTGTAAAAGCTTTTTGCAATCTTGCTCTTGACTATTTTGACCAAAACACAAAGTAATGCCAGCGGAAATAATAAGAATGTATGACGAAAACCCTGATCCTGCTTTAGTAGCTAAAGTGGTAAAGGTGCTCAAAAATGGGGGAATTGTTATTTACCCCACGGATACTGTGTATTCAATGGGTTGCGATATATTCCAAAACAGAGCAGTGGAAAAACTCAGTCACTTGAAAGGCGTAAAAATCACAAAGAATAATTTCTCTATTGTATGTGCTGACTTAGGAGGTATCACAGATTATGCGAAAGTGAGTAATGTGGTTTTCAAAGCTATGAAAAAAGCTTTCCCAGGACCCTACACCTTCTTGCTTCCAGCAACTAACAAGTTACCTAAATCATTGCAAACCAATAGAAAAACTATAGGTATCAGAGTTCCAGACCATCCTATACCACGAGCACTTGTAAATGCTTTGGGCAACCCTATAATCACGACCAGTGTAAAAGATGACGTGGATGACATGCTCGAATATCCAGACGAAATTGAAGTTATCATTGCCCAAAATGAACATAAAGCCGACCTCATTATTGATGGTGGATGGAGCGGGATTACACCTTCTACAGTTATAGATGCTACAACCGATGATTTAGAAGTAATAAGACCTGGATTGGGAGATGCAGACTTTATTTAACAACAAAACCATTCACTACATTGGCTGGCTTTTTATGTTTCCACCGCCTATGAGTCCATAGCCATTGAGCCGGATTTTCCTTTATATCTCTTTCAAGCAATTCAGCATGCTTACTTAATATTGCTCCTTGTGGCACTTCTTTCGGATATTCGCAAATCACCTCCAATTTTGTGTGATAATAACCCCGATCTTTTTTCTCTATTGTGGCAAAAACCACTGGCATATCTAAATCCCGAGCAATTTTTTCTGTTCCTAAGAAAAAGGAAGTATCCTGATTCAAAAATGTGGTCCAATACGATTTCAATGGTGGTGCCGACTGATCATTTGCCAAAGTGACAATAAATGGTTTAGGTTTTTTACTTCTTAAAAAACTCCCAGTCTCTTTGGTACTGAACATTTGAGTACCAAATCTTGACCTTGCATTAAAAAATAACTTATCAAAATAAGAGTTGCTCATTTTATGATATGGCCCAGCTCCCAAATGCGGAAACAACCAATCTAGAGAAAGTGCCAACCATTCATAATTCCCAAAATGCCCAAGTGTAACAACAAACGATCTATTTTCTGCAAACCATTTATCGGCTATAGCTAAGTGATCAAATGTCATTCTCTTCCTAAGTGCCTTCTCCGAAATAGTGAACATTTTAATTATTTCAACAAAAAGGTCTGCCAGGTGTCTATAAAACTCCTTTTCAATTTTATTGATTTCACTTACACTTTTTTCGGGAAAAGAAAGCTCAAGATTTCCTCTCACAACTTTTTTCCTATATCCCAAAACGAAATAGAGCAAAGGAAACAACAAGATATCCGCCAAAAAGTAAAGTACTTTTAAAGGCAAAATCGAAAAAAGATATAAAAATGGAACCGTAAGATAAAAAACTACCGCCTTCATCAGTTTTGAGAGTTTAGGTAGTTGAAATAATCTTCTTTTGTATCTATGTCCACAGAAGAATGTCCCAGTGGTACATGGACTATTTGAGCTTTATGTTTTTGGAACACTTGAGCTGCACCCTTATCTCCTTCTAAATCAAGTAGTTCGTTAAGTATTTCTCTTTTAAACAAACTAGGAACACCCAATATATCACCATAAGAAGAAGCAACAATATGCTTGTCTGTTTTCTGTGCTTTCTCTAGTAATGACCTGAGGTGCAACTCACTAACACTTGGCATGTCGCCAGCTACGACAATTACTCCATCAATATTTTTGTCAATCATGTAGCTACCTACCAAGCCCATTTTAATAGAACTAGACATGCCAGTTTCCCATTGATCATTCTCAACAATATTAATTGGGAGCCCTTCCAACGTGGGTTTTATCAATGCTTTATTCGCCCCCAAAACCACAGTAACTTTATGGCCTTTTAGGTCGAGACAATTTTCTATTACTCTGAGCAGCAAAGATTTACCATGTATGTCCAACAATTGCTTTGGAGTACCCATCCTACTTGCACTTCCTGCCGCCAAAATTATGATTCCTAAATTCATCTTTATATATTTGGGCAAATTTACGAGATTTTAGAGCGAACGTATAATTAATTCGCATAAGATGTCGTTGAGATTACGTGCTAACAAAACATAGAATACAATGAATTACTTGAAGAAAAGTGCTCTTCCATGGGCTACTCTCTTGACCCTAGTCTTTATGGTTTCATCTTGTAAACCAGACGATGCAAGACCAAAAGGTGAGTATTTTGACATATACCTAGACTTCTGGAATACTACTGGCAAAACTCCCGAGGTGAGATTTGATGAATTAAAAACCTCTCGAGAAATCAAAATCGATTTTAGTAAAACTTTTGAAGGTCGTACTGAAGGTTCTTCTTTTACCAAAGTTGAAATTGACAACTTTAGAATCATTGATGCGAACTCAAACAATTACAATATCGAAAACATCACTGCTTATGAGCTAAGAGAAGGTGAGTGGAAAAAAGATGTTGAATTTACAATGAGTTTCGACCAATCAGAAGATATCTCAGTTGTATTAGTTTTGGATAGATCGGAGTCCTTGGGGGCAGATTTTGGCACAATCAAATCTTATGCAAATGATTTTGTAGATCAAATATTCAGTGATAGGCCAGTTGTTAAAATGGGAGTTGTGGATTTTGCCGATGATGTAAAAAGCTATCCTTTGACAAGCGATAAAGAAGCTCTAAAGAATTATGTGTCAAACATGAAGCAAGGTAAGTTCACTACTTTATACAATGCAATGGATTTAGGAATTGACATGCTTCAAGACTCAGATTCGCAAAGTAAAGTACTTTTCGTTTTCACAGATGGAGCAGATAATAACTCTTCTCCAAATGTAAATGTGGATTACCTACTTAGTAGAATCAAGGCTCAAAAGAACATAACCGGAATCACCAGTTTTGCAATTGGCTTAGATGGAAATGGCGGAATAGACCAAACAGTACTTTCCAAGCTATCTGGTAATGGAGGGACAGCAAGTTTCCCTAAAACTGTAGCACAGGCTAAGGATGTGTTTAAGAAATTCTCTAAGGTTATTTCGAACGTATATAGCTTAGAATACTTGAGAAACCAACAAGTCATTCCAAGAGCAGAGCCACGAAAGCTTAAGTTTGAGATTCAAACAGTAAAATAAAATACAGAATTACACAAATATGAAAATGAAGAGGCTGTCTCAAAAGGGCAGTCTCTTTTTTATAGATTTTTTTGTAACTTCAGTTATGAAAAAAGGAGTCAAAAAGAAGCCTGTATTTAAGGATTATGATCCTTATCAGCTATCCCTTCTTCCTCCATCGTTAAATGAATTAATTCCCGAAAATCACGTGGTTCGATTGGTACAAAGAATCATAGATGAGATAGATATTGATTCATTATTGCAGAAGTATTCTGGAGGCGGAAGTTCATCATTTCATCCACGAATGATGTTAAAAATTATTATTTACGGCTATATCAGCAATATTTATTCCTCTCGAAAAATAGAAGAAGCCGTCAGTTCAAACATTCACTTCATGTGGCTTGCTGGCATGCAGCGACCAGACCATAATACAATAAACCGATTTAGAACGGATAGATTGAAGTCGGTATTGAAAGAGGTTTTTGGTCAAGTCGTTTTACTGATGGCAGATCAAGGACTGGTAGATTTAAAGACGGTTTATGTGGATGGAACCAAAATAGAGGCCAATGCCAATAAATACACTTTTGTATGGGGCAAGTCTATAAAGCGGAATACAGAAAGGATAAAAGAACAGCTTAAAGACCTTTGGAACTATGCCGAAAAGGTAGCCTCCGAGGAGATGAAAGATAACTCGCCCACTATTTTTGAAAAGATAGATTCTCAAAAAGTAGAACAGACTATCGGGCAAATCAATCAAGCCTTAAAAGGCAAAGAAGTAGATCCGAAAGTGAAGCAAAAGCTGAATTATGCAAAGAACAATTGGCCAAAGAATCTAAAGAAATACGAAGTTCAGCAAAAGCTGATGGGTGATCGAAACTCCTATTCCAAGACAGATCCAGATGCCACTTTTATGCGAATGAAAGACGACCACATGCTCAATGGTCAGCTAAAAGCGGGCTACAACTGGCAGATAAGTACTTGTAATCAATGTATTCTAAACTACGACATCTACCAATATGCCAACGATGTATATACCTTACCACTCCACCTAGAAACCTTCAAAGAGCTCTATAAAAAATTACCAGAAGAAGTGGTGGCCGATGCCGGCTATGGCTCGGAAGAAAACTATCAATATTTAGAGAACAATGAACTTGAGGGCTATGTGAAATACAATTACTTCCATAAAGAGCAAAAAGCCAAAGGGAAGATAAAGCCTGAAGATGCCTTCAAGTCAGAGAACCTGTATTACGATTCGGAGAACGACTTTTTTATCTGTCCGATGGGTCAAAAAATGGAGAAAGTCTATGAAAAAACAGAGAAAAGAAAATCTGGATACCAACAACAAATAAGCTTTTATCAAGCAAAAAACTGTGACAATTGCCCATTGAAAGGAGCCTGCCACAAAGCCAAAGGAAATCGACTTGTCCAAGTCAATCACAATGCAAAAAGATTAAAAGACAAAGCACGACAAAAGCTACTAAGTCCAGAGGGAATAAAACATCGCTCCCAAAGGCCAGCAGATGTGGAAGCAGTCTTTGGAAACATCAAGCAAAACAAAAACTTCAGAAGATTTATGTTAAGAGGAAAAGAAAAAGTCCTCATCGAAACGGGCTTGCTCGCCCTTGCACACAATATCCAAAAAATGGCTTCATAAGGGCTATTTCGGCCTCATTTTAAACTCCCCGCACCAAAACCAGAAGAGATTGTCACAAGAATTACACTTTTATTCAAAAAAGAAGGCTGACCCACGTTTATAATGAGACAGCCTCTTTTCGTGATTATCACAGTATGTTTTTCAAAATTAATGAGCCTCCAACCAGTTTTGCCCTATTCCTAAGCCAGTATCAAGCTTAACTTTAAGAGGAATGGCATTGACCATGAGTTCATGAACTTTAGTTTTTAGCAACTCAACTTCGTCTTTATGTGCATCAAAAATCAATTCATCATGTACTTGGAGAAGCATTTTGGATTTTAGGTTTTCCTTTTTCATCCAATTATGAATATTTATCATCGCAAGCTTGATCATATCCGCTGCACTACCTTGAATAGGTGCGTTGATTGCGTTTCTTTCGGCAAAGCCACGATTGGTTTGATTTCTAGAGTTAATGTCTCTTAAGTACCTTCTACGCCCCATGATGGTTTCCACGTATTCATTTTCACGAGCTTTATTGATGCACTCATCCATGTACGCTTTTACTCTTGGAAACTGCTCAAAGTAATTGTCAATGATATCCTTTGCTTCTGTTCTTGATATCCCAAGTCTCTGAGCCAAACCAAATGCAGAAATACCATATATAATACCAAAGTTGACCATTTTGGCCTTTCTACGCATGTCGGATGTAACATCGGAAAGGTCTACTTCAAAAACCTTACTCGCAGTAGTAGAGTGGATATCTACATCATTATTGAATGCCTCAACCATAGATGCATCCTCTGAGAAAGCTGCCATTATCCTAAGCTCAATTTGGCTGTAGTCAGCAGAAAGTATGACATGATTTTCATCTCGTGGCACAAAAGCTTTTCTTATTTCACGTCCCCTTTCGGTACGAATAGGAATGTTCTGTAAGTTAGGGTTTGTAGAACTCAATCTACCAGTTGCAGCAACGGCTTGGTTATAAGATGTATGAATTCTTCCCGTTCTTTTATTGATCAAAAGAGGAAGTGCATCCACGTATGTGCTTTTGAGTTTACTTAATTCTCTGAAATCAAGAATTTGCTTTACAATGTCATGCTCAGCTTCGTATTTGAGCAAGATATCTTCTCCAGTAGCATACTGCCCAGATTTTGTCTTTTTTGCCTTGTCATCAATTTTCATGACGTCAAAAAGTACTTCTCCTAGTTGTTTTGGCGAGCCAACATTAAATTCCATTCCGGCAGTTTCGAAAATGTTGTTTTGTGCTGTCAAAATATCAGCTTGCAGTTCTTTGGAAAGACTCTCCAAAGCCGGCACATCAACTTTTATACCTTCCATTTCCATATCGGAAAGTACTTTAACCAAAGGTACTTCCAGTTCCGCTAAAAGCTTCTCTTGTTCGTTTTTCTTAACATCTACATCCAGCAATTGCTTTAGCTGAAAAGTGATATCCGCATCTTCAGAAGCATATTCCGTAACTTCTTCTACAGGCACATCACGCATGTTACCTTGATTTTTACCTTTCTTCCCTATCAATGTTTCTATGGAAACAGGTTTATAGTTAAGATATAACTCCGATAAGAAATCCATCCCATGTCTTTGCTCAGGTTCTATGATATAATGGGCAAGCATCGTATCATATTGAGGTCCTTTTACCTCCATACCATAATTCATTAGCACGCTAATATCATACTTCAAATTATGTGCAATCTTTAAGCATGTTTCACTTTCAAAGACCGACCTGAATTCCTCCAAAATTGTTTTTGCTTCTACTTGGTCTGCTGGAAAAGGGACATAATAAGCCTCTCCTGCTCTGTACGCGAAAGCTATTCCCACCAATTCTGCATCAAAAGCGTCTAAGTCTGTGGTTTCTGTATCAAAACAAAACTCTTTTTGATGAGACAAATACTTTATCAAATCTGCTCTTTTTTCAGGCGTATCCATGCACGAATACATGTGCATTTTAGTAGTGATATTCTCTTGTTCGCTTGGAGCCGCAGGAGTTTCTATGTCTTCACTATAAGACCCAAATAAGGACATTTGTGATTCGTCCTTTGCCTTACTTTTGGTAGGAGATTTTGTGGCGACAGCATCATCTGAACCACCTTCTGCACTTGCGAGGACTCTTCTTTTCAGCGTCCTGAATTCCATTTCGTCCAAAAACTCACCCAACTCATCTACATTGTACGGGCAATTCTTTAAGTCTTCCTCATCAAACTCAATGGGTACATTGATGTCAATTGTTGCTAGTCTTTTCGAAAGCAAAGCACTTTCCTTTCCAGCTCTTACTTTCTCCCCTATTTTACCTTTTATTTCGTCCGCCCTTTCAAGAAGTCCTTCAATACTACCATATTCTTTCAAGTACTTTACTGCTGTTTTCTTTCCTACGCCTGGGATTCCAGGAATGTTGTCAACAGCATCACCCATAAGGCCGAGCATATCTATTACCTGATCAATTCGCTCAATATCCCATTTCTCCAAAATTTCAGGAATACCTTGAACTTCTATCGCATTTCCCATGAAAGCAGGCTTGTATAAGAAAATATGCTCTTCTACCAACTGACCGTAATCCTTGTCGGGAGTATACATATACACCTCAAAATCATGCTTTGCAGCTTTTTTGGCAATGGTACCAATCACATCATCTGCCTCGTAACCATCTAGCTCGAGCATTGGAATGTTCATCGCTTTTATCAAGCGTTTCACTTGAGGAATTGCAACTGTAATATCTTCTGGTTGTGCTTCTCTATTTGCCTTGTACTCCTTAAATTCTACATGACGAAAAGTGGGAGCCTTTGTGTCAAAACACACCGCGATATGACTTGGTTTCTCTTTACGAAGAACTTC
This portion of the Spirosomataceae bacterium TFI 002 genome encodes:
- a CDS encoding Transposase; the encoded protein is MKRLSQKGSLFFIDFFVTSVMKKGVKKKPVFKDYDPYQLSLLPPSLNELIPENHVVRLVQRIIDEIDIDSLLQKYSGGGSSSFHPRMMLKIIIYGYISNIYSSRKIEEAVSSNIHFMWLAGMQRPDHNTINRFRTDRLKSVLKEVFGQVVLLMADQGLVDLKTVYVDGTKIEANANKYTFVWGKSIKRNTERIKEQLKDLWNYAEKVASEEMKDNSPTIFEKIDSQKVEQTIGQINQALKGKEVDPKVKQKLNYAKNNWPKNLKKYEVQQKLMGDRNSYSKTDPDATFMRMKDDHMLNGQLKAGYNWQISTCNQCILNYDIYQYANDVYTLPLHLETFKELYKKLPEEVVADAGYGSEENYQYLENNELEGYVKYNYFHKEQKAKGKIKPEDAFKSENLYYDSENDFFICPMGQKMEKVYEKTEKRKSGYQQQISFYQAKNCDNCPLKGACHKAKGNRLVQVNHNAKRLKDKARQKLLSPEGIKHRSQRPADVEAVFGNIKQNKNFRRFMLRGKEKVLIETGLLALAHNIQKMAS
- a CDS encoding DNA polymerase I; the protein is MPSKKLFLLDAMALIYRAHFAFIKNPRITSTGVNTSALFGFTNTLLEVLRKEKPSHIAVCFDTKAPTFRHVEFKEYKANREAQPEDITVAIPQVKRLIKAMNIPMLELDGYEADDVIGTIAKKAAKHDFEVYMYTPDKDYGQLVEEHIFLYKPAFMGNAIEVQGIPEILEKWDIERIDQVIDMLGLMGDAVDNIPGIPGVGKKTAVKYLKEYGSIEGLLERADEIKGKIGEKVRAGKESALLSKRLATIDINVPIEFDEEDLKNCPYNVDELGEFLDEMEFRTLKRRVLASAEGGSDDAVATKSPTKSKAKDESQMSLFGSYSEDIETPAAPSEQENITTKMHMYSCMDTPEKRADLIKYLSHQKEFCFDTETTDLDAFDAELVGIAFAYRAGEAYYVPFPADQVEAKTILEEFRSVFESETCLKIAHNLKYDISVLMNYGMEVKGPQYDTMLAHYIIEPEQRHGMDFLSELYLNYKPVSIETLIGKKGKNQGNMRDVPVEEVTEYASEDADITFQLKQLLDVDVKKNEQEKLLAELEVPLVKVLSDMEMEGIKVDVPALESLSKELQADILTAQNNIFETAGMEFNVGSPKQLGEVLFDVMKIDDKAKKTKSGQYATGEDILLKYEAEHDIVKQILDFRELSKLKSTYVDALPLLINKRTGRIHTSYNQAVAATGRLSSTNPNLQNIPIRTERGREIRKAFVPRDENHVILSADYSQIELRIMAAFSEDASMVEAFNNDVDIHSTTASKVFEVDLSDVTSDMRRKAKMVNFGIIYGISAFGLAQRLGISRTEAKDIIDNYFEQFPRVKAYMDECINKARENEYVETIMGRRRYLRDINSRNQTNRGFAERNAINAPIQGSAADMIKLAMINIHNWMKKENLKSKMLLQVHDELIFDAHKDEVELLKTKVHELMVNAIPLKVKLDTGLGIGQNWLEAH
- a CDS encoding von Willebrand factor type A domain-containing protein, whose product is MNYLKKSALPWATLLTLVFMVSSCKPDDARPKGEYFDIYLDFWNTTGKTPEVRFDELKTSREIKIDFSKTFEGRTEGSSFTKVEIDNFRIIDANSNNYNIENITAYELREGEWKKDVEFTMSFDQSEDISVVLVLDRSESLGADFGTIKSYANDFVDQIFSDRPVVKMGVVDFADDVKSYPLTSDKEALKNYVSNMKQGKFTTLYNAMDLGIDMLQDSDSQSKVLFVFTDGADNNSSPNVNVDYLLSRIKAQKNITGITSFAIGLDGNGGIDQTVLSKLSGNGGTASFPKTVAQAKDVFKKFSKVISNVYSLEYLRNQQVIPRAEPRKLKFEIQTVK